Proteins from a genomic interval of Rubinisphaera italica:
- a CDS encoding YebC/PmpR family DNA-binding transcriptional regulator, translated as MGRSFENRKHSIAKTAAQKSKLYSRYGKMLYVVAKNGVPEPESNPALKNMIEKAKKEQVPSHVIEKAMEKARGAGGEDYSEAKYEGFGPGGCSVIVDCLTDNPTRTFTDVRNCFNKGGAKLGNTGTVAHSFDHLSVLSFKGDDADQILEALLEADVDVDDVESNDGQLTVFAAATDFFKAKQALLEMQPDMEFDVQEIAFVGQSDVELSGDDVEAFEKFLDLLNECDDVQNVYHNAKFPD; from the coding sequence ATGGGAAGAAGTTTCGAAAACCGGAAGCATTCGATTGCTAAGACTGCTGCGCAGAAGTCCAAACTCTATTCACGCTACGGCAAAATGTTGTACGTGGTGGCCAAGAATGGTGTGCCTGAACCGGAATCGAACCCGGCTTTGAAGAACATGATCGAAAAGGCAAAAAAGGAACAGGTTCCCTCCCACGTTATCGAAAAAGCGATGGAAAAAGCCCGGGGAGCTGGGGGCGAAGACTACTCGGAAGCCAAGTATGAAGGCTTCGGGCCGGGCGGATGTTCAGTTATCGTCGATTGCCTGACAGATAATCCGACGCGCACATTTACCGACGTCCGCAACTGCTTCAACAAGGGCGGCGCGAAGTTGGGAAATACTGGGACGGTCGCTCATTCGTTCGATCACCTTTCAGTCCTCTCCTTCAAGGGAGACGATGCCGACCAGATTCTCGAAGCCTTGCTCGAAGCGGATGTCGATGTCGATGATGTTGAAAGTAATGATGGTCAACTCACCGTATTTGCAGCGGCGACAGACTTTTTCAAAGCCAAGCAGGCGCTTCTGGAAATGCAACCCGACATGGAATTCGACGTCCAGGAAATTGCCTTTGTCGGACAATCCGATGTCGAACTTAGTGGAGACGATGTCGAAGCTTTTGAAAAGTTTCTGGATCTACTCAATGAGTGCGACGACGTGCAAAACGTGTATCACAATGCGAAATTTCCGGATTAA